The following coding sequences lie in one bacterium genomic window:
- a CDS encoding PhzF family phenazine biosynthesis protein, whose amino-acid sequence MHDYLLLDVFAENRLAGNQLAVVLDAGSLTGEHMQAIAREFNFSETSFVCSAIPEPGEYPVRIFTPTAELPFAGHPTLGTAWAIRSLSSEKPPRVVLKLGVGSVPVEFDTVTDSVPVESDTVTDSEIAWMRSPTPVLGEKRDPAGVAELLGLQPADLDSRFSVQEASVGISFLMVPLVGLSALRRARLETAAPLAAGRVGVLLFCPEGHESTQEISARLFFEAGGMREDPATGSANACLALYLSQHRYLGSADVDARVGQGYEMARASTLHLRVKSEGENALVSVGGRVQLFAKGQFQ is encoded by the coding sequence GTGCATGATTACCTCCTCCTCGACGTGTTTGCCGAAAACCGCCTCGCCGGCAACCAGCTTGCAGTCGTTCTCGATGCAGGATCGCTGACCGGCGAGCATATGCAGGCGATTGCTCGCGAGTTCAATTTTTCCGAGACGAGTTTCGTGTGCTCGGCGATTCCGGAGCCGGGGGAGTATCCCGTGCGCATCTTCACTCCAACTGCGGAGCTTCCGTTTGCCGGGCACCCGACACTGGGAACCGCCTGGGCGATACGCAGCCTGAGTTCCGAGAAACCGCCGCGTGTCGTCTTGAAGCTCGGTGTCGGAAGCGTTCCCGTCGAATTCGATACAGTGACTGATTCGGTTCCCGTTGAATCTGATACAGTGACTGATTCGGAGATCGCCTGGATGCGATCACCGACACCCGTGCTCGGAGAGAAACGCGATCCGGCGGGCGTCGCCGAGTTGCTGGGTCTGCAACCCGCCGACCTCGATTCACGTTTTTCCGTCCAGGAGGCTTCCGTCGGGATCTCCTTCCTGATGGTTCCGCTGGTCGGTCTTTCCGCCCTGCGACGCGCGCGACTCGAGACGGCCGCGCCGCTCGCCGCTGGGCGGGTCGGCGTGCTTCTCTTCTGCCCCGAGGGTCACGAATCCACTCAAGAGATCTCCGCGCGCTTGTTCTTCGAGGCGGGTGGAATGCGGGAGGACCCGGCAACAGGCAGCGCCAATGCCTGCCTGGCCTTGTACCTGTCCCAACATCGCTACCTGGGCAGCGCCGACGTCGACGCGCGTGTCGGCCAGGGATACGAGATGGCTCGAGCTTCGACACTCCACCTGCGGGTGAAATCCGAAGGCGAGAACGCGCTTGTTTCCGTCGGGGGTCGCGTTCAGCTCTTCGCGAAGGGCCAGTTCCAGTGA
- a CDS encoding lysozyme: MKTTSRLLWLIAFAALLYGVAVALFKNGFFSLEHPDRGIFPVWGIDVSHHQGKIDWMKLSTAGVGFAYIKSSEGKDFVDPRFQENWQAATATDVPHGAYHFFTFCTSGREQAENALAVVPVENGVLPIAADIEFSGNCRSWKSIENIRTELKIFLELVEQGSSKRPLLYVTGSSYDRIVAGQFRGYEVWMRSKIWRPSTGITNRWSFWQYANDGDLSGITGPVDLNVYRGTRQEFGLLLQGGR; the protein is encoded by the coding sequence TTGAAGACCACCTCCAGGCTGCTCTGGTTGATCGCGTTCGCGGCATTGCTCTACGGCGTGGCCGTCGCGTTGTTCAAGAACGGCTTTTTCAGTCTGGAGCATCCCGACCGCGGGATCTTTCCGGTGTGGGGCATCGACGTCTCTCATCACCAGGGGAAGATCGACTGGATGAAGTTGAGTACGGCCGGTGTCGGCTTCGCGTACATCAAGTCGTCCGAAGGCAAAGACTTCGTGGATCCCCGGTTTCAAGAGAACTGGCAAGCGGCGACTGCGACCGATGTTCCGCACGGCGCCTACCACTTTTTTACATTCTGTACCTCGGGACGCGAGCAGGCGGAAAACGCCCTGGCCGTGGTTCCCGTCGAAAACGGTGTTCTTCCGATCGCCGCCGACATTGAATTTTCCGGTAACTGCAGGAGCTGGAAGAGCATCGAAAACATCCGCACCGAACTCAAAATCTTCCTGGAGCTCGTCGAGCAGGGCTCCAGCAAGCGGCCGCTGCTGTACGTGACCGGAAGCTCCTACGATCGGATTGTCGCCGGCCAATTCCGAGGCTACGAAGTCTGGATGCGCAGCAAGATCTGGCGACCGTCGACCGGAATCACCAACAGGTGGAGTTTCTGGCAGTACGCCAACGACGGGGATCTGTCGGGGATCACCGGTCCAGTCGATCTGAATGTGTACCGCGGAACCCGCCAGGAATTTGGTCTTCTACTGCAGGGTGGGCGTTAG
- a CDS encoding class I SAM-dependent methyltransferase: protein MPLPSHPGVYDTIGREYRSKRIPDPRISARIHRALGDARRICNVGAGAGSYEPIDRLVVAVEPSRTMIAQRTAGLALRGIAEDLPFRNDSFDAALGVLTLHHWLDPFRGLAELGRVADRVVLFTFDPARQTDFWLVRDYLSEIVRFETQRHPPIEAICEALGGARSEVVPIPFDCSDGFQAAYWRRPESYLDPQVRASISTLAQISDEQLEPGLRRLAEDLSSGAWERRYAELLEREEMDFGYRLIVRESH, encoded by the coding sequence ATGCCACTGCCTTCGCATCCAGGTGTCTACGACACGATCGGACGAGAGTATCGCTCGAAGCGGATTCCCGATCCTCGTATCAGCGCTCGAATCCATCGCGCTCTCGGAGATGCGCGCCGGATCTGCAATGTGGGCGCGGGAGCGGGTTCGTACGAACCGATCGACCGGCTCGTGGTCGCAGTCGAGCCATCCCGCACCATGATCGCGCAACGCACTGCGGGTCTCGCGCTGCGCGGGATCGCCGAGGACCTGCCGTTTCGAAATGATTCGTTTGACGCTGCACTGGGCGTTCTGACCCTGCACCACTGGCTCGATCCGTTTCGCGGGCTCGCAGAGTTGGGCAGGGTCGCTGACCGGGTGGTTCTGTTCACTTTCGACCCGGCGCGACAGACTGATTTCTGGCTGGTGCGCGACTATCTGTCGGAAATCGTGCGTTTCGAGACTCAGAGGCATCCCCCGATCGAAGCGATCTGCGAGGCGCTCGGTGGCGCGCGCTCCGAGGTCGTGCCGATTCCATTCGATTGCAGCGACGGTTTTCAGGCCGCGTACTGGCGGCGTCCCGAGAGCTATCTGGACCCCCAGGTCCGCGCGAGCATCTCGACCCTGGCGCAGATCTCGGACGAGCAACTCGAGCCGGGCCTGCGCAGACTCGCCGAAGATCTGTCCTCTGGCGCGTGGGAGCGCCGGTACGCCGAGCTTCTGGAACGCGAGGAGATGGATTTCGGCTATCGCCTGATCGTGCGGGAAAGCCATTGA
- a CDS encoding tetratricopeptide repeat protein yields MAQTEREDREFLEQLRRVLELAEEAIEARNEPEPLSNDLEVRETETAGLEAIEARAAFGDIEGARSALHAWIEDSPDAAAFTLLASLERKNGNVEDASCAADQAEELAQTVLAAARCERARVLVDSGCPDEALELFRAAWESDSESVDALVGMGSLTLAAGQGKDSEGYFRQALQIEKTPRTLSGLGLALIASGRARESFEPLEQALDLQADCASAVYGIVQAGFQSGELALAEVRVNAFVELHPGNLDMAFTLAGLRQQLGDVDGALEMLERIELFDANYPGLSDLRQKLS; encoded by the coding sequence GAACCCGAGCCGCTTTCAAACGATCTCGAAGTCCGAGAAACCGAAACCGCGGGGCTGGAAGCGATCGAGGCGCGTGCTGCATTCGGTGACATCGAAGGTGCGCGCTCGGCTCTGCACGCCTGGATCGAGGATTCGCCCGATGCTGCTGCGTTCACACTCCTGGCGTCTCTCGAGCGCAAGAATGGCAATGTCGAAGACGCGAGTTGTGCGGCCGACCAGGCCGAGGAACTCGCGCAGACGGTGCTGGCGGCAGCGCGTTGTGAGCGCGCTCGAGTTCTGGTCGATAGCGGCTGCCCGGACGAAGCGCTCGAACTCTTCCGCGCCGCCTGGGAATCCGATTCGGAATCCGTCGATGCGCTCGTCGGTATGGGCTCGCTCACGCTGGCGGCCGGACAGGGCAAGGATTCCGAGGGCTACTTTCGCCAGGCCCTGCAAATCGAAAAGACACCGCGCACGCTTTCCGGACTCGGCCTGGCCCTGATTGCTTCCGGGCGCGCGAGGGAGTCATTCGAGCCGCTCGAACAGGCGCTCGATCTGCAAGCGGACTGCGCCAGTGCGGTCTATGGGATCGTCCAGGCGGGTTTCCAGTCCGGTGAACTCGCGCTTGCGGAGGTCCGGGTGAATGCCTTCGTGGAACTGCACCCTGGAAATCTGGACATGGCCTTCACACTGGCGGGCCTGCGCCAGCAGCTCGGCGATGTCGACGGCGCTCTCGAAATGCTCGAGCGAATCGAACTCTTCGACGCGAACTATCCCGGACTCTCGGATCTGCGCCAGAAGCTGAGCTGA